Sequence from the Lentisphaerota bacterium genome:
GGGAATCATCGCCTTCACCCTGCCGGTGTTTGGCGAATACTACGTGTCGCGGCTATTGTCGCGCGCGATTCTGGCCGACCTGCCGCAGAGCGAGGCCCGGTGCCCGTCGATGCGCGAACAATTCCTGTTTTGCATCCCGCTGTCGTTTGGCGGCCTGCTTCTGGCGCTCTCAGGATTCATGACCGCGGCCTTCATCACGCGCGCCGCCGACCCCGTGCGGATGCTGCCGATCCACTATGTCGCCATGGGGGTTGTCAATCCGGCCTGCTTCGCGGCGATCCGGATGCAGGCCGTGGTGCTGGCCTTCCCTCCCGACGATCAGGCGGGCGCGCAGACGTTCCGCTTCGCCTGCGTCGCGGGTCTTGCGCTGGCCTGCGTGCTGCTCCTCGGCCAGATTCCGGCCATTGCGGGCGGTTATTTCGGCGTGATCCAGAATCTGCCAGCCGCCGACATCCCCCTGGCGATGCGGGTCATGCTGGTCGCCTGCGGTCTCCCCGTTCTGCAGACCCTCCGGGGGCACGCCGAGGGGCTTGCCGCCTGGCGCAAACGGCCCAATGCCATTTTGGCCGGCCAGGCGGTCTATCTGGCCAGTCTGGTCTGCGCGCTCTTCTTTTTTCTCACGCTCGGCGTCCCCGGCTACCTGATGGGCGTCTGTGCAATCGCCATCGCCGTTACCGCGACTTTTTTGACCATCCGCATGGGCCTATTGCTGGGCGATCTGGAATCCCGCATCGCCGAATTCGGTCCTCGCCACGGAGAGGAGGGTGATCCGCCATGACGATTCGGGCACGGATTGACGAGGCCGTCGCACGGTTCCCCAGGCGAACGGCGATGGTCTACTCCCGCGATGGCGCATGGGTGCGGGTGACGTACGCGGCGCTGGGGGAGCGGATCAGGCGGGCCGCCGAGGGGTTCGCCCGTCTCGGCGTCGAGCCGAGGCGGGATTGCGTCGCGCTGATGCTCGAGAACGGTCCCGAGTGGGTCGAGATCTACAGCGCCCTGGCCGGCACCGGTGTGACGGTGGTACCGATGGACCCCGGTCTGCGCGGACCCGAAATCGCCCACATGCTCGATGATTCGCAGGCTGCGGCCGTGATCGCCCAGGCGTCGCACGCCGCGACGCTAGCCGAGGTACTTCCGGACATTCCCTCCGTGCGGAGCGTGGTGCTGGTGGGCGGGCCACCGGCGCCCGCCGCGATCGCCGCCCGCCGAACCGAATCCTATGAAGCGCTGCTGACCGCGTCGCCCGTTCCGGATTGCGGCAGCCGCTACGACACCTCCAGACCCTCGGAAAGCGACATCGCCTCGATCATCTACACCTCCGGAACAACCGGCAAGCCCAAGGGTGCCATGCTCACGCACATCAACTTCTGCAGCGATGCTGCGGGTGCCCTTGATGTGCTTGCCGACATCACCCCGCGCGACCGTTTTCTCGTGGTGCTGCCGCTGTTCCACTCCTTTGCCTTCATGGGCAATTACGTCGTGCCACTCTCCCGGGGGTGCGCCCTCTGTTTTGTGCAAAGCCTCCGCACGATCGGCGAGGACTGCCAGACGCTCGCGCCGACCGTTCTGATGGCCGTGCCACTTCTGGTGGAGAAGCTGTTCAAGAAGATCGATGAGCGGCTGAAGGCCAGCGCGGTCGCCCGCTTCCTGCTGGCGATCGGGCTGGGCCGGTGGG
This genomic interval carries:
- a CDS encoding AMP-binding protein, whose translation is MTIRARIDEAVARFPRRTAMVYSRDGAWVRVTYAALGERIRRAAEGFARLGVEPRRDCVALMLENGPEWVEIYSALAGTGVTVVPMDPGLRGPEIAHMLDDSQAAAVIAQASHAATLAEVLPDIPSVRSVVLVGGPPAPAAIAARRTESYEALLTASPVPDCGSRYDTSRPSESDIASIIYTSGTTGKPKGAMLTHINFCSDAAGALDVLADITPRDRFLVVLPLFHSFAFMGNYVVPLSRGCALCFVQSLRTIGEDCQTLAPTVLMAVPLLVEKLFKKIDERLKASAVARFLLAIGLGRWVGIGVRRRLGGSLRLLVVGGAPCPVPVITGFRALGFGMIEGYGLTEAAPVVSLSRVNDARPGMIGYALPNISVRIAGADAQGVGEIQVRGPIVMRGYFRNPGATAEAFDGEWLRTGDLAVMDADGYLTIRGRMKALIVNREGKNIYPEEVEQVIALDPRVRDIVVIGYREGHDVGEKVGAIAVPNLDAIAAENGGHAPGWGEIESLMRRIVAEQCRLLSDYKHPRKLVIRREPLERTSTQKVRRHVYQDQLDTPGESE